From the Streptomyces sp. KMM 9044 genome, one window contains:
- a CDS encoding dienelactone hydrolase family protein — MNIMLFHSTYGPRPAVSAAADRLRGAGHEVGTPDLFGGRTFDTVEEGMAHQESIGRDELLRRAVLAAAPCSERGLVYAGFSFGASVAQTLALGDGRARGLLLLHGTSDIAANATVDGLPVQLHVAEPDPFETDDWLSAWYLQMGRAGADVEVYRYAGAGHLYTDPDLPDHDEEALFSRSCHEVTSSSL, encoded by the coding sequence ATGAACATCATGCTGTTTCACTCGACCTACGGCCCGCGGCCCGCGGTGTCCGCGGCCGCGGACCGGCTGCGCGGCGCCGGGCACGAGGTGGGGACGCCCGACCTCTTCGGGGGCCGTACGTTCGACACGGTCGAGGAGGGCATGGCTCACCAGGAGTCCATCGGCAGGGACGAGTTGCTGAGGCGGGCCGTGCTCGCCGCCGCACCCTGCTCGGAGCGGGGGCTGGTGTACGCCGGGTTCTCCTTCGGTGCCTCCGTCGCCCAGACACTGGCGCTCGGAGACGGCAGGGCGCGCGGGCTGCTGCTCCTGCACGGCACCTCGGACATCGCGGCGAACGCGACGGTGGACGGCCTGCCGGTGCAGCTCCACGTCGCCGAGCCGGACCCGTTCGAGACCGACGACTGGCTGAGCGCCTGGTATCTGCAGATGGGCCGCGCCGGAGCCGACGTCGAGGTGTACCGGTACGCGGGGGCAGGCCACCTCTACACCGACCCCGACCTGCCGGACCACGACGAGGAGGCCCTGTTCTCCCGAAGCTGCCACGAAGTGACAAGTAGCTCTCTGTAG
- a CDS encoding YggT family protein, with protein MSVFAQVIYIALMVFLIVLIFRLVMDYVFQFARSWQPGKVMVVVLEATYTVTDPPLKLLRRFIPPLRLGGVALDLSFFVLMIIVYILISLVGSALR; from the coding sequence ATGAGCGTGTTCGCGCAGGTGATCTACATCGCGCTGATGGTGTTCCTCATCGTGCTCATCTTCCGTCTGGTCATGGACTACGTCTTCCAGTTCGCCCGCTCGTGGCAACCCGGCAAGGTGATGGTGGTCGTCCTGGAGGCCACCTACACTGTCACCGATCCACCGCTGAAGCTTCTGCGGCGGTTTATCCCGCCGCTGCGTCTCGGGGGCGTGGCGCTCGATCTGTCCTTCTTCGTACTGATGATCATTGTCTACATCCTGATCTCCCTCGTGGGCAGTGCGCTGAGGTGA
- the ileS gene encoding isoleucine--tRNA ligase yields MTTPTYRQVPAQVDLPALEHAVLGFWQEQKIFAKSLEQSEGRPEWVFYEGPPTANGMPGAHHIEARVFKDVFPRFRTMRGYHVGRKAGWDCHGLPVELAVEKELGFSGKQDIEAYGIAEFNARCRESVTRHTDAFEELTTRMGYWADLQDPYRTMDPEYIESVWWSLKEIFDKDLLVQDHRVAPWCPRCGTGLSDHELAQGYETVVDPSVYVRFPLTSGPLAGEAALLVWTTTPWTLVSNTAVATHPEVTYVVATNGEERLVVAEPLVARSLGEGWKTTGASFTGAEMERWTYQRPFGFVEFPEPAHYVVNADYVTTEDGTGLVHQSPAFGEDDLRVCRSYGLPVVNPVRPDGTFEEGVPMVGGVFFKKADERLTEDLAARGLLFKHTPYEHSYPHCWRCHTALLYYAQPSWYIRTTAVKDRLLEENEGTNWFPDSVKHGRYGDWLNNNIDWALSRNRYWGTPLPIWRCEDDHLTCVGSLAELTGLTGTDQSDLDPHRPFIDEVTFACPQDGCGRTATRAPEVIDAWYDSGSMPFAQWGYPHKNKELFESRYPAQFICEAIDQTRGWFYTLMAVGTLVFDKSSYENVVCLGHILAEDGRKMSKHLGNTLDPVPLMDQHGADAVRWFMAAGGSPWAARRVGHGTIQEVVRKTLLTYWNTVAFQALYARTSGWAPSEADPAPADRPLLDRWLLSELHALTDQVTRALDSYDTQRAGKLLSAFVDDLSNWYVRRSRRRFWQGDKAALRTLHEVVETVTGLMAPLTPFITERVWQDLVVPVTPDAPESVHLSSWPEADLTLIDPELSKQMVLVRRLVELGRATRAESGVKTRQPLKRALIAASGFGALHPELHTQITEELNVESLASLSEVGGSLVDTTAKANFRALGKRFGKRVQDVAKAVADADAAALSLALREGTASVEVDGETITLAPDEVIITETPREGWSVASDAGATVALDLEITEELRRAGLARDAIRLIQEARKNSGLDVADRIALRWTATDDATVAALAEHSGLISDEVLATAFVNEHGAQDEADGAYGQPFTDEGLSLTFRLRKA; encoded by the coding sequence ATGACAACACCGACATACCGACAGGTGCCCGCCCAGGTCGACCTGCCCGCTCTCGAGCACGCGGTGCTCGGCTTCTGGCAGGAACAGAAGATCTTCGCCAAGAGCCTGGAGCAGTCCGAGGGTCGACCCGAATGGGTGTTCTACGAGGGCCCGCCCACCGCCAACGGCATGCCGGGCGCCCACCACATCGAGGCGCGCGTCTTCAAGGACGTCTTCCCCCGCTTCCGCACCATGCGCGGCTACCACGTGGGCCGCAAGGCCGGCTGGGACTGCCACGGCCTCCCGGTGGAGCTGGCGGTGGAGAAGGAACTCGGTTTCTCCGGCAAGCAGGACATCGAGGCGTACGGCATCGCCGAGTTCAACGCCAGGTGCCGCGAGTCGGTGACCCGCCACACCGACGCCTTCGAGGAGCTCACGACCCGCATGGGGTACTGGGCCGACCTCCAGGACCCGTACCGCACGATGGACCCGGAGTACATCGAGTCCGTCTGGTGGTCCCTGAAGGAGATCTTCGACAAGGACCTGCTGGTCCAGGACCACCGCGTCGCCCCCTGGTGCCCCCGTTGCGGCACCGGCCTGTCCGACCACGAGCTGGCACAGGGCTACGAGACGGTCGTCGACCCGTCCGTCTACGTCCGCTTCCCGCTCACCTCCGGCCCCCTGGCCGGCGAGGCCGCGCTCCTGGTGTGGACGACCACGCCGTGGACGCTGGTGTCCAACACCGCCGTCGCCACGCACCCCGAGGTCACCTACGTCGTCGCGACGAACGGCGAGGAGCGGCTCGTCGTCGCCGAGCCACTGGTCGCCAGGTCCCTCGGCGAGGGCTGGAAGACCACCGGCGCGTCCTTCACCGGCGCCGAGATGGAGCGCTGGACCTACCAGCGGCCCTTCGGGTTCGTGGAGTTCCCGGAGCCGGCGCACTACGTGGTCAACGCCGACTACGTCACCACCGAGGACGGTACGGGCCTGGTCCACCAGTCCCCCGCCTTCGGTGAGGACGACCTCAGGGTCTGCCGCTCCTACGGCCTGCCGGTGGTGAACCCGGTCCGCCCGGACGGCACCTTCGAGGAGGGCGTCCCGATGGTCGGCGGCGTCTTCTTCAAGAAGGCGGACGAGAGGCTGACCGAGGACCTGGCGGCCCGCGGCCTGCTGTTCAAGCACACCCCCTACGAGCACAGCTACCCGCACTGCTGGCGCTGCCACACCGCGCTGCTCTACTACGCGCAGCCCTCCTGGTACATCCGCACCACGGCCGTCAAGGACCGCCTGCTCGAGGAGAACGAGGGCACCAACTGGTTCCCGGACTCGGTCAAGCACGGCCGGTACGGCGACTGGCTGAACAACAACATCGACTGGGCGCTGTCCCGCAACCGCTACTGGGGCACCCCGCTGCCGATCTGGCGCTGCGAGGACGACCACCTCACCTGTGTCGGCTCGCTCGCCGAGCTGACCGGACTCACCGGCACCGACCAGTCGGACCTCGACCCGCACCGCCCGTTCATCGACGAGGTCACCTTCGCCTGCCCGCAGGACGGCTGCGGGAGGACGGCCACGCGCGCGCCGGAGGTCATCGACGCCTGGTACGACTCGGGTTCGATGCCGTTCGCGCAGTGGGGCTACCCGCACAAGAACAAGGAACTGTTCGAGAGCCGTTACCCGGCGCAGTTCATCTGCGAGGCCATCGACCAGACCCGCGGCTGGTTCTACACGCTGATGGCGGTCGGCACCCTGGTCTTCGACAAGTCCTCGTACGAGAACGTCGTCTGCCTCGGCCACATCCTCGCCGAGGACGGCCGCAAAATGTCCAAGCACCTGGGCAACACCCTGGACCCGGTCCCGCTGATGGACCAGCACGGCGCGGACGCGGTCCGCTGGTTCATGGCGGCCGGCGGTTCCCCGTGGGCGGCCCGCAGGGTGGGTCACGGCACCATCCAGGAGGTCGTCCGCAAGACGCTCCTGACCTACTGGAACACCGTAGCCTTCCAGGCTCTGTACGCGCGTACGTCCGGCTGGGCACCGTCCGAGGCCGATCCGGCACCCGCCGACCGCCCGCTGCTGGACCGCTGGCTGCTCTCCGAACTGCACGCGCTCACCGACCAGGTGACCCGGGCGCTGGACAGCTACGACACCCAGCGCGCCGGCAAGCTGCTGTCCGCCTTCGTCGACGACCTGTCCAACTGGTACGTGCGCCGGTCCCGGCGCCGCTTCTGGCAGGGCGACAAGGCCGCGCTGCGCACCCTGCACGAGGTCGTCGAGACGGTCACCGGGCTGATGGCCCCGCTGACCCCGTTCATCACCGAGCGGGTCTGGCAGGACCTGGTCGTGCCGGTCACCCCAGACGCTCCGGAGTCGGTCCACCTGTCCTCCTGGCCCGAGGCCGACCTGACGCTGATCGACCCGGAGCTGTCGAAGCAGATGGTGCTGGTGCGCCGCCTGGTGGAGCTGGGGCGGGCCACCCGCGCGGAGTCGGGCGTCAAGACCCGCCAGCCCCTCAAGCGCGCCCTGATCGCGGCGAGCGGCTTCGGCGCCCTCCACCCCGAACTGCACACACAGATCACCGAGGAGCTGAACGTCGAGTCCCTGGCGTCCCTGTCCGAGGTGGGCGGCTCGCTGGTGGACACGACGGCCAAGGCCAACTTCCGTGCCCTGGGAAAGCGGTTCGGCAAGCGCGTCCAGGACGTCGCCAAGGCCGTCGCGGACGCGGACGCCGCCGCGCTGTCCCTGGCGCTGCGCGAGGGCACCGCCTCGGTGGAGGTCGACGGTGAGACGATCACTCTCGCCCCGGACGAGGTGATCATCACGGAGACCCCGCGCGAGGGCTGGTCGGTGGCGTCCGACGCCGGTGCCACGGTCGCCCTGGACCTGGAGATCACCGAGGAGCTGCGCCGTGCCGGCCTGGCCCGGGACGCGATCCGGCTGATCCAGGAAGCCCGCAAGAACAGCGGCCTCGACGTGGCCGACCGGATCGCCCTGCGCTGGACGGCGACGGACGACGCCACGGTCGCGGCCCTGGCCGAACACTCCGGCCTGATCTCGGACGAGGTCCTGGCCACGGCCTTCGTGAATGAGCACGGCGCCCAGGACGAGGCGGACGGCGCCTACGGGCAGCCGTTCACCGACGAGGGCCTGTCCCTGACCTTCCGCCTCCGCAAGGCGTGA
- a CDS encoding GNAT family N-acetyltransferase — MSTPYVVREAVGTDDLRACFAVRKEVFVAEQKVPEDLEHDAYDAGAVHVLAAGQDGSALGTGRLLHGGAAAAKTGDDASVGSLGRLAVMRRARGLGVGAALVRGIEEAARTRGLTAVDLHAQTHALGFYERLGYGAYGPEFPDAGMPHRAMRRAL; from the coding sequence GTGAGCACCCCGTACGTGGTCCGCGAGGCGGTGGGAACCGACGACCTTCGGGCGTGCTTCGCGGTGCGCAAGGAGGTCTTCGTCGCCGAGCAGAAAGTGCCCGAGGACCTGGAGCACGACGCGTACGACGCCGGCGCCGTGCATGTGCTCGCGGCCGGTCAGGACGGCTCGGCGCTCGGCACCGGACGGCTGCTGCACGGAGGGGCCGCCGCGGCGAAGACCGGCGATGACGCGTCGGTCGGGTCCCTCGGGCGGCTCGCGGTGATGCGTCGGGCGCGAGGGCTCGGCGTCGGGGCCGCCCTGGTGCGGGGCATCGAGGAGGCGGCCCGCACCCGCGGTCTCACCGCCGTCGACCTGCACGCGCAGACCCACGCCCTGGGGTTCTACGAGCGGCTGGGGTATGGGGCGTACGGACCGGAGTTCCCGGACGCGGGGATGCCGCACCGGGCCATGCGGCGCGCTCTGTGA
- a CDS encoding TraR/DksA family transcriptional regulator: MVAKKTAVQQSASGTAASAEESRKGTRATAKARTGKNTAGKTGKAATKQSAGKAGSAKAAAGKAGAGKAKAGKAAAAKPAGGASAARKGASEASAGRNPRRTADAARKGGTDTGTTRTSGGTQDTAVHGTATDAGAAEAVTQTGATTVGAKKTPGTATAAKTAVPKARIAAVEPGDLAVRPGEEPWTPEEVEGARAELTAEVLRLREEITSSERSLAGLMRDSGDGAGDDQADTGTKNITREHELALAANAREMLTQYERALQRLDAGTYGLCENCGNPIGKARMQAFPRATLCVECKQKQERRY; the protein is encoded by the coding sequence ATGGTGGCGAAGAAGACCGCCGTACAGCAGTCGGCGTCCGGCACGGCCGCGTCCGCCGAGGAGTCCCGAAAGGGCACGAGGGCGACGGCGAAGGCGCGGACCGGGAAGAACACGGCGGGGAAGACGGGGAAGGCGGCCACGAAGCAGTCGGCCGGGAAGGCCGGATCGGCGAAGGCCGCGGCGGGGAAGGCCGGGGCCGGGAAAGCGAAGGCAGGGAAGGCCGCGGCGGCGAAGCCGGCCGGCGGGGCGTCCGCGGCCCGGAAGGGCGCCTCCGAAGCCTCCGCGGGCAGGAACCCCCGGCGGACGGCGGACGCCGCGCGCAAGGGCGGCACGGACACAGGCACCACCAGGACCAGCGGGGGCACACAGGACACGGCCGTGCATGGCACGGCCACTGACGCGGGTGCGGCCGAGGCCGTGACGCAGACGGGAGCGACGACGGTGGGTGCTAAGAAGACTCCTGGAACGGCGACGGCGGCGAAGACCGCCGTGCCCAAGGCGCGGATCGCGGCAGTGGAGCCCGGCGACCTCGCGGTGCGGCCGGGCGAGGAGCCCTGGACACCGGAAGAGGTCGAGGGCGCGCGGGCCGAACTGACGGCCGAGGTGCTGCGGCTGCGCGAGGAGATCACCTCGTCCGAACGGTCGCTGGCCGGCCTGATGCGGGACTCCGGTGACGGGGCGGGCGACGACCAGGCCGACACCGGCACGAAGAACATCACGCGTGAGCACGAACTGGCGCTCGCCGCCAACGCGCGCGAGATGCTCACCCAGTACGAGCGCGCCCTGCAGCGGCTGGACGCCGGTACCTACGGCCTGTGCGAGAACTGCGGCAATCCGATCGGCAAGGCCAGGATGCAGGCCTTCCCCCGGGCCACGCTGTGCGTCGAGTGCAAGCAGAAGCAGGAGCGCCGGTACTGA
- a CDS encoding SDR family NAD(P)-dependent oxidoreductase, with translation MTRNVVISGGGTGIGLEAARVFAAAGDRVLLLGRRGEVLERAGAEVRGAEVYAADLADPVAVRGVADYVGRELGAVDVLIHSAGGNGLLERQAGADDPLEALARHWTVNFRLNLLTAVLLTEALRDRLAEPGGRVLFLSSIAAYRGSGQVAYAAAKAGLHPYGHDLARKLGPHGITVNVVAPGYIEDTAFFGDGIDGERRAELVAETADGRAGTPGDVAATLHWLASPGAAHITSQIIQVNGGAERGH, from the coding sequence ATGACGCGGAACGTGGTGATCAGCGGAGGTGGTACGGGCATCGGGCTGGAGGCGGCACGGGTGTTCGCCGCCGCCGGGGACCGGGTGCTGTTGCTAGGGCGCCGCGGGGAGGTCCTGGAGCGGGCCGGGGCCGAGGTGCGCGGGGCCGAGGTGTACGCCGCGGACCTTGCCGATCCGGTCGCCGTGCGGGGCGTCGCCGACTACGTCGGCCGGGAGTTGGGGGCCGTCGACGTGCTGATCCACAGCGCCGGGGGTAACGGTCTCCTCGAACGCCAGGCCGGGGCGGACGACCCGCTCGAGGCCCTCGCCCGCCACTGGACGGTCAACTTCCGGCTCAACCTGCTCACCGCCGTCCTGCTCACGGAGGCACTGAGGGACCGGCTCGCCGAGCCCGGCGGGCGGGTGCTGTTTCTCAGTTCCATCGCCGCCTACCGGGGCTCCGGGCAGGTCGCTTACGCGGCGGCCAAGGCCGGACTGCATCCGTACGGCCATGACCTCGCCCGGAAGCTGGGGCCGCACGGCATCACGGTGAACGTGGTCGCGCCCGGCTACATCGAGGACACCGCGTTCTTCGGCGACGGCATCGACGGGGAGCGGCGGGCGGAGCTCGTCGCCGAGACCGCCGACGGGCGGGCCGGGACGCCCGGGGACGTGGCCGCCACTCTGCACTGGCTGGCCTCCCCGGGCGCCGCACACATCACCTCGCAGATCATCCAGGTCAACGGCGGCGCCGAACGCGGCCACTGA
- a CDS encoding RluA family pseudouridine synthase: MSTIPEIRTLPVPDGLEGERVDAAISRMFGFSRTKAAELATAGKVMVDGSVVGKSERVSGGAWLEVEMPQAPAPVRVVAELVEGMEIVYDDDDVVVIAKPVGVAAHPSPGWTGPTVIGGLAAAGYRISTSGAAERQGIVHRLDVGTSGLMVVAKSEYAYTSLKRQFKERTVDKRYHTLVQGHPDPTSGTIDAPIGRHPNHDYKWAVTAEGKPSVTHYDLVEAFRAASLLDVKLETGRTHQIRVHMAAHRHPCVGDLTYGADPTLAKRLGLTRQWLHAVRLGFEHPGDGLWAEFTSDYPEDLRQALDLVREETYA; this comes from the coding sequence GTGAGCACGATTCCCGAGATCCGGACCCTGCCCGTACCCGACGGACTGGAGGGCGAGCGCGTCGACGCCGCCATCTCCCGCATGTTCGGCTTCTCCCGGACCAAGGCGGCCGAACTCGCCACCGCGGGGAAGGTCATGGTCGACGGGTCGGTGGTCGGCAAGTCGGAGCGGGTGAGCGGGGGCGCCTGGCTCGAGGTGGAGATGCCGCAGGCGCCCGCCCCGGTACGGGTGGTCGCCGAGCTCGTCGAGGGCATGGAGATCGTGTACGACGACGACGACGTGGTCGTGATCGCCAAGCCGGTCGGCGTCGCCGCCCACCCCTCGCCGGGCTGGACCGGACCGACCGTGATCGGCGGTCTCGCCGCCGCCGGGTACCGCATCTCGACCTCCGGCGCCGCCGAGCGTCAGGGCATCGTGCACCGCCTCGACGTCGGCACCTCCGGTCTCATGGTGGTCGCCAAGTCGGAGTACGCGTACACGTCGCTGAAGCGCCAGTTCAAGGAGCGCACGGTCGACAAGCGTTACCACACCCTGGTCCAGGGCCACCCCGACCCGACCAGCGGCACCATCGACGCCCCCATCGGGCGGCATCCGAACCACGACTACAAGTGGGCGGTCACCGCCGAGGGCAAGCCTTCCGTCACGCACTACGACCTCGTCGAGGCCTTCCGCGCCGCCTCGCTCCTCGACGTCAAACTGGAGACCGGCCGCACCCACCAGATCCGCGTCCACATGGCCGCCCACCGGCACCCCTGCGTCGGCGACCTGACCTACGGTGCAGACCCCACGCTCGCCAAGCGGCTCGGTCTCACCCGCCAGTGGCTGCACGCCGTACGGCTCGGCTTCGAGCACCCCGGCGACGGCCTGTGGGCGGAGTTCACCAGCGACTACCCCGAGGACCTGCGCCAGGCGCTCGACCTGGTCCGGGAGGAGACCTACGCGTGA
- the lspA gene encoding signal peptidase II: MAEAERIIGTPETPDADRDEQDRDGRDRTGLEGADAQGAETEPAAGAPRGKRRVAVLFAVAVVAYALDLVSKMIVVAKLEHHEPIEIVGDWLRFEAIRNAGAAFGFGEAFTVIFTLIATVVIVVIIRLARKLYSLPWAIALGLLLGGALGNLTDRIFRSPGVFQGAVVDFIAPKHFAVFNLADSAIVCGGILIVLLSFRGLDPDGTVHKD, from the coding sequence GTGGCAGAGGCGGAGCGCATCATCGGTACGCCGGAAACTCCGGACGCGGACCGGGACGAGCAGGACCGGGACGGGCGGGACCGGACCGGGCTCGAGGGGGCCGATGCCCAGGGCGCGGAGACGGAGCCGGCGGCCGGGGCACCCCGCGGCAAGCGGCGCGTGGCCGTGCTGTTCGCCGTCGCCGTCGTCGCCTACGCCCTCGACCTGGTCAGCAAGATGATCGTGGTCGCCAAGCTGGAGCACCACGAGCCCATCGAGATCGTCGGGGACTGGCTGAGGTTCGAGGCGATCCGCAACGCGGGCGCGGCGTTCGGCTTCGGGGAAGCCTTCACCGTGATCTTCACGCTGATCGCGACGGTGGTGATCGTGGTGATCATCCGGCTGGCCCGCAAGCTGTACAGCCTGCCCTGGGCGATCGCGTTGGGCCTGCTGCTCGGCGGTGCCCTCGGCAACCTCACGGACAGGATCTTCCGCTCCCCGGGGGTCTTCCAGGGCGCGGTCGTCGACTTCATCGCGCCCAAGCACTTCGCCGTCTTCAACCTGGCGGATTCGGCGATCGTCTGCGGCGGCATCCTGATCGTCCTGCTGTCCTTCCGGGGCCTCGACCCGGACGGGACCGTCCACAAGGACTGA
- a CDS encoding DivIVA domain-containing protein: protein MPLTPEDVRNKQFTTVRLREGYDEDEVDAFLDEVEAELTRLLRENEDLRAKLAAATRAAAQNQQNMRKPPDQQDQQQQQQQQQGPPQGMPQQGMRGPGGPVPAGISGPPQQQMGGPMGGPPQLPSGAPQLPAGPGGQGGPQGPGPMGQGPGSMGQGGSMGQGGSMGQGGPMGQGGPMGQGGPMQGQMQGQMGHGGPMGGPGGPMGGPPGLPGQQGGPGGDSAARVLSLAQQTADQAIAEARSEANKIVGEARSRAEGLERDARSKADALERDAQEKHRVAMGSLESARATLERKVEDLRGFEREYRTRLKSYLESQLRQLETQADDSLAPPRQPAAPSLPPSPAPSMAPAGAGAPSYGGNQQLGGGPGQSGPSYGGGQQQMQPAMTQPMAPVRPQGPSPMGQAPSPMRGFLIDEDDN, encoded by the coding sequence ATGCCGTTGACCCCCGAGGACGTGCGGAACAAGCAGTTCACAACCGTCCGCCTCCGAGAAGGCTATGACGAGGACGAGGTCGATGCCTTCCTTGATGAGGTCGAAGCCGAACTGACGCGCCTGCTCCGCGAGAACGAGGACCTGCGCGCCAAACTGGCCGCGGCCACGCGCGCTGCTGCCCAGAACCAGCAGAACATGCGCAAGCCTCCGGACCAGCAGGACCAGCAGCAACAGCAGCAACAGCAACAGGGGCCGCCCCAGGGCATGCCCCAGCAGGGCATGCGAGGCCCCGGCGGTCCGGTGCCCGCCGGCATATCGGGCCCGCCGCAGCAGCAGATGGGTGGCCCCATGGGTGGTCCGCCCCAGCTGCCGAGCGGTGCGCCGCAGCTGCCCGCCGGCCCCGGCGGTCAGGGGGGTCCGCAGGGCCCCGGCCCGATGGGCCAGGGCCCCGGCTCCATGGGTCAGGGCGGCTCCATGGGTCAGGGCGGCTCCATGGGGCAGGGCGGCCCGATGGGTCAGGGTGGCCCGATGGGCCAGGGCGGCCCGATGCAGGGCCAGATGCAGGGGCAGATGGGCCACGGTGGCCCGATGGGTGGCCCCGGCGGCCCCATGGGTGGCCCTCCCGGCCTTCCCGGACAGCAGGGCGGCCCCGGCGGAGACAGCGCGGCCCGCGTGCTCTCGCTGGCCCAGCAGACCGCCGACCAGGCGATCGCCGAGGCCCGTTCCGAAGCCAACAAGATCGTCGGCGAGGCACGTTCGCGTGCCGAGGGTCTCGAGCGGGACGCCCGCTCCAAGGCGGACGCCCTGGAGCGGGACGCGCAGGAGAAGCACCGCGTCGCGATGGGCTCCCTGGAGTCCGCCCGCGCCACGCTGGAGCGCAAGGTCGAGGACCTGCGCGGCTTCGAGCGCGAGTACCGTACGCGGCTGAAGTCCTACCTGGAGTCGCAGCTGCGTCAGCTGGAGACCCAGGCGGACGACTCGCTCGCCCCACCTCGTCAGCCCGCCGCCCCGTCGCTGCCGCCGTCCCCGGCGCCTTCCATGGCTCCGGCCGGTGCCGGTGCGCCGTCCTACGGCGGCAACCAGCAGCTGGGCGGCGGCCCCGGCCAGTCCGGCCCGTCGTACGGGGGTGGCCAGCAGCAGATGCAGCCGGCGATGACCCAGCCCATGGCGCCGGTGCGCCCGCAGGGGCCGTCGCCGATGGGTCAGGCGCCCTCGCCCATGCGCGGGTTCCTGATCGACGAGGACGACAACTGA
- a CDS encoding mechanosensitive ion channel family protein: MEDVLRPLIVFGGSVVLTLVLGYATDRLLRKADVRHPETPMWGLLRRGRIPYQLLVCAALLRGSFSEAKLFEGSRATVERVLTLVLIGSVAWLVIRIAAAVVETSYTRYANVHRERDPARVRRVRTQVTLIRRVVSAIVGVVAMAAMLLTFPAMRAAGASLLASAGILGIVAGVAAQSTLSNLFAGLQIAFGDMVRIGDTVVVDGEWGTVEEITLTFLTVNTWDERRITMPVSYFTSKPFENWSRDSPQMTGTVHWHLDHRAPLDAMRERLRDILRECPAWDGRAYNLTVTDTTPSSMHVRALVTAKDASDIWTVQVEVREQMIRWLAEQHPYALPRVSTAPADAAPVPDKSHRSPGGAAGIIRPPGLPGPSGPPDGESAAHSTQDATQEY, from the coding sequence ATGGAAGACGTGCTCCGCCCCTTGATCGTGTTCGGCGGCTCGGTCGTGCTCACCCTGGTGCTCGGCTACGCCACCGACCGACTGCTGCGCAAGGCCGACGTCCGGCACCCCGAGACCCCCATGTGGGGGCTGCTCCGGCGCGGCCGCATCCCCTACCAGCTGCTCGTCTGCGCGGCCCTGCTGAGAGGTTCGTTCAGCGAGGCGAAGCTGTTCGAAGGCAGCCGGGCCACCGTCGAGCGGGTGCTGACACTGGTGCTGATCGGGTCGGTCGCCTGGCTGGTGATCCGGATCGCGGCGGCCGTCGTCGAGACCTCGTACACCCGGTACGCCAACGTGCACCGGGAGCGCGACCCGGCCAGGGTCCGCCGGGTGCGCACCCAGGTGACGTTGATCCGGCGGGTCGTCTCGGCGATCGTCGGAGTGGTGGCGATGGCCGCGATGCTGCTGACCTTCCCCGCCATGCGCGCGGCCGGTGCCTCGCTGCTGGCCTCGGCGGGTATTCTCGGCATCGTCGCCGGTGTCGCCGCCCAGTCCACGCTCAGCAACCTCTTCGCCGGGCTGCAGATCGCCTTCGGTGACATGGTGCGCATCGGTGACACGGTCGTGGTGGACGGCGAGTGGGGCACGGTCGAGGAGATCACCCTGACCTTCCTCACCGTGAACACGTGGGACGAGCGCCGGATCACCATGCCGGTGTCGTACTTCACGTCCAAGCCGTTCGAGAACTGGTCCCGGGACAGCCCTCAGATGACCGGCACGGTCCACTGGCACCTCGACCACCGGGCCCCGCTGGACGCGATGCGCGAGCGGCTGCGCGACATCCTGCGCGAGTGCCCGGCCTGGGACGGCCGCGCCTACAACCTGACCGTCACGGACACCACGCCCAGCAGCATGCACGTGCGGGCCCTCGTGACGGCCAAGGACGCGAGCGACATCTGGACGGTACAGGTGGAGGTCCGCGAGCAGATGATCCGCTGGCTGGCCGAGCAGCACCCCTACGCCCTGCCCCGGGTCAGCACCGCCCCGGCCGATGCGGCGCCGGTCCCCGACAAGAGCCACCGCTCCCCCGGCGGTGCCGCCGGCATCATCCGTCCCCCCGGCCTGCCCGGTCCCTCCGGCCCTCCGGACGGCGAATCGGCCGCCCACAGCACTCAGGACGCGACACAGGAGTACTGA